Proteins from a single region of Desulfovibrio sp.:
- a CDS encoding phosphoribosylaminoimidazolesuccinocarboxamide synthase, with protein MKVVVKTNISAYPLLSRGKVRDIYNVDEKTLLIVTTDRMSAFDVIMNEPIPYKGVILNQITLFWMEKFKHIIPNHLLESDVNRFPAELAPWKDELEGRSVLVRKASPLPVECIVRGYITGSGWKDYQATGSLCGHAQPANLRESDKLESAVFTPSTKAELGQHDENISVAQAAQLLGEDLARQVEKTSLAIYEAGRAYAAGRGIIVADTKFEFGMIDGKLHLIDEVLTPDSSRFWPADQYKPGQGQPSFDKQYLRDWLKKQPWNMQPPPPPLPEEVITATANKYKEAYEILTK; from the coding sequence ATGAAAGTTGTTGTCAAGACAAACATCAGCGCCTATCCCCTGCTCTCCCGTGGGAAGGTTCGCGATATCTACAACGTGGACGAAAAAACCCTGCTCATCGTCACCACAGACCGCATGTCGGCCTTTGACGTGATCATGAACGAGCCCATCCCGTACAAGGGCGTGATCCTGAATCAGATTACCCTGTTCTGGATGGAAAAATTCAAGCACATCATCCCCAACCACCTGCTTGAAAGCGACGTCAACCGCTTCCCGGCGGAACTGGCCCCGTGGAAAGACGAGCTTGAAGGCCGCTCGGTGCTGGTGCGCAAAGCCAGCCCATTGCCCGTGGAGTGTATCGTGCGGGGCTACATCACCGGGTCCGGCTGGAAGGATTACCAGGCCACCGGCTCTTTGTGCGGGCACGCCCAGCCTGCCAACCTGCGCGAATCCGACAAGCTGGAGTCCGCCGTCTTCACCCCTTCCACCAAGGCGGAACTGGGGCAGCATGACGAAAACATCAGCGTGGCCCAGGCTGCGCAGCTTCTGGGTGAAGACCTGGCCCGCCAGGTTGAAAAAACATCCTTGGCCATCTATGAGGCAGGCCGCGCGTATGCCGCTGGCCGTGGAATCATCGTGGCTGACACCAAATTTGAATTCGGCATGATTGACGGCAAGCTGCATCTTATTGATGAAGTGCTCACGCCCGACTCTTCGCGCTTCTGGCCCGCTGACCAGTACAAGCCCGGACAGGGGCAGCCCAGTTTTGACAAGCAGTACCTGCGCGACTGGCTGAAAAAGCAGCCCTGGAACATGCAGCCGCCGCCGCCGCCGCTGCCTGAAGAAGTCATTACGGCTACTGCCAATAAGTACAAAGAAGCTTACGAAATTCTTACAAAATAA
- a CDS encoding enoyl-ACP reductase encodes MLLQGKKALILGLANNRSIAYGIAAALKAQGARLAFNYVGDAIKKRVEPLSEELGGEFTFQCDVCDDTQIDEAAAIVKEKWGDLDILVHSVAFANREDLSGRFVDTSRDGFKLALEVSAYSLTALCRAFEPLLTENASVLSMTYHGSTQVIPGYNVMGVAKAALEASVRYLAYDLGPKGVRVNAISAGPIKTLAASAVSSLKDIFNMVESNSPLRRNVTTADVGGVAAFLASDLAHAVTGQVIYVDSGFSKVGATA; translated from the coding sequence ATGCTGCTGCAAGGAAAGAAAGCCCTTATACTGGGACTGGCCAACAATAGAAGCATCGCATACGGCATCGCCGCCGCCCTCAAGGCTCAGGGCGCGCGCCTTGCTTTCAACTATGTGGGCGACGCCATTAAAAAGCGTGTGGAACCTCTGAGTGAAGAATTGGGAGGCGAATTTACCTTCCAGTGTGACGTGTGCGACGATACGCAAATCGACGAAGCTGCGGCCATTGTAAAAGAGAAATGGGGCGATCTGGACATTTTGGTGCATTCCGTGGCTTTTGCCAACCGGGAAGACCTCAGCGGCCGCTTTGTGGACACGTCGCGTGACGGTTTCAAACTTGCGCTCGAAGTTTCGGCCTATTCCCTTACCGCGCTTTGCCGTGCTTTTGAACCGCTCCTGACTGAAAACGCCTCTGTGCTCAGCATGACCTACCACGGGTCCACACAGGTCATCCCCGGCTACAACGTCATGGGCGTCGCCAAGGCCGCTCTTGAGGCATCCGTGCGCTATCTGGCGTATGATCTCGGCCCCAAGGGCGTGCGCGTCAACGCCATCAGCGCCGGGCCCATCAAGACGCTGGCCGCTTCGGCCGTGTCCAGTCTCAAGGATATTTTCAACATGGTGGAGAGCAACTCCCCCCTGCGCCGCAATGTGACTACCGCCGATGTGGGCGGTGTGGCGGCTTTTCTGGCTTCAGACCTGGCCCATGCCGTTACGGGGCAGGTCATTTACGTGGACAGCGGCTTCAGCAAGGTGGGCGCGACCGCCTGA
- the pdxA gene encoding 4-hydroxythreonine-4-phosphate dehydrogenase PdxA has translation MNLPIVAITMGDASGIGPEIIVKAMTRPEMAAWTRILVVGDAERLREAAEITGSAVTVNALADPDAARYVAGVIDCIDVPVIPKGHPFGVVSPISGEGAYQFIKKAVELVQAGKAQAICTAPLNKEALHAAGRMFPGHTEMLAHLTGTPEVSMMLMTPTLRVVHVTTHLGLIDAINKIEPALVERTIARAHDTLVRTGIANPRIAVCAINPHAGENGLFGNGEEETKILPAVKATQAKGWDVEGPLPSDTLFFRAGRGDFDIVIAMYHDQGHGPIKVMGIADGVNITIGLPVIRTSVDHGTAFDIAGKGIASEDSLIEAVRQAALLSAR, from the coding sequence TTGAATCTTCCAATTGTGGCCATTACCATGGGCGACGCCTCCGGTATCGGGCCTGAAATCATAGTCAAGGCCATGACCCGGCCCGAGATGGCCGCATGGACCAGGATACTTGTGGTTGGCGACGCGGAACGACTGCGTGAAGCTGCGGAAATCACGGGCAGCGCGGTTACTGTCAATGCGCTTGCCGACCCGGATGCGGCGCGGTATGTCGCTGGCGTCATTGATTGTATTGATGTGCCGGTTATTCCCAAGGGGCATCCTTTCGGCGTGGTGTCGCCCATATCCGGCGAAGGAGCCTACCAGTTCATCAAGAAGGCGGTGGAACTTGTGCAGGCGGGCAAGGCCCAGGCCATCTGCACCGCCCCCTTGAACAAGGAAGCCCTGCACGCGGCAGGGCGCATGTTTCCTGGGCATACGGAAATGCTGGCCCACCTGACGGGCACGCCCGAAGTCTCGATGATGCTCATGACGCCCACGTTGCGGGTCGTGCACGTGACCACCCATCTGGGGCTCATTGACGCCATCAACAAGATAGAGCCCGCCCTTGTGGAGCGTACCATAGCAAGGGCGCACGACACGCTTGTGCGTACGGGTATTGCCAATCCGCGTATCGCGGTTTGCGCCATTAATCCCCATGCCGGAGAAAACGGCCTGTTTGGCAATGGCGAAGAAGAAACAAAGATCCTTCCTGCTGTGAAAGCCACGCAGGCCAAGGGCTGGGATGTGGAAGGCCCGCTGCCGTCGGATACGCTCTTCTTCCGAGCCGGAAGAGGCGATTTTGACATTGTCATTGCCATGTACCACGATCAGGGCCACGGGCCCATCAAGGTGATGGGCATTGCCGATGGCGTGAACATCACCATAGGCCTTCCCGTGATCCGGACTTCCGTGGACCACGGAACTGCCTTTGACATTGCCGGAAAGGGCATAGCCAGTGAAGACAGCCTCATTGAGGCCGTGCGCCAGGCGGCCTTGCTGAGCGCCAGGTAA
- a CDS encoding four-carbon acid sugar kinase family protein, producing the protein MNPSWFIVADDLTGAADCAIAFAKSGMPASVIFEGGEAADVPGGVVAVDVASRALSAAQAAKAHVCLLEKRFVRPMRLYKKLDSLMRGQPMAETAATIEVLRKLGGPAFLIMAPAFPATGRTTVNGCVLVNGEPLEATEVWARDHTYPSGNLVENLGAVGVKTYGITLDVVRSGADGIMNLVRDCMDKGFDGVVCDAQTPDDLAIIAEATYPLAERVFFAGTGGLAVPLARMSAPGRGGVTISVPPTERGILMVVGSLVKVSRQALRFVLDTKPALHVPFTPAELATASDAALEARGQVIREALLAGRDVVAEIVEVDDPDLSKGGGLASRLAAALHGVLEASGGLVATGGETAAMLMARAGIHGIQLVTEVESGVPVGLTLGRHALPVITKAGSFGSEHTLARCLEYIRAANYKGELA; encoded by the coding sequence ATGAATCCATCTTGGTTTATTGTCGCGGATGATCTCACAGGCGCGGCAGATTGCGCCATCGCCTTTGCCAAAAGCGGCATGCCCGCGTCAGTGATTTTTGAGGGCGGCGAGGCTGCGGACGTGCCCGGCGGAGTCGTGGCCGTGGATGTGGCAAGCCGGGCCCTTTCGGCCGCGCAGGCGGCAAAGGCGCATGTTTGCCTGCTGGAAAAGCGGTTTGTCCGGCCCATGCGGCTTTACAAAAAGCTCGATTCCCTCATGCGCGGGCAGCCCATGGCGGAAACCGCAGCCACCATTGAAGTGCTGCGCAAGCTCGGCGGCCCTGCGTTTCTGATTATGGCTCCCGCCTTTCCGGCCACGGGCAGAACAACGGTCAATGGCTGCGTTCTGGTCAACGGCGAGCCCCTTGAAGCCACTGAGGTTTGGGCAAGAGATCACACCTACCCCAGCGGCAATCTGGTGGAAAACCTTGGTGCGGTCGGCGTAAAAACGTATGGCATTACCCTGGATGTGGTGCGGAGCGGCGCTGACGGAATCATGAATCTGGTGCGTGACTGCATGGATAAAGGCTTTGACGGCGTTGTTTGTGATGCGCAAACGCCCGATGATCTTGCAATCATTGCCGAGGCTACCTATCCTTTGGCAGAGAGGGTTTTCTTCGCGGGAACAGGGGGCCTTGCCGTGCCGCTGGCGCGTATGTCCGCTCCGGGTCGGGGTGGCGTGACCATTTCCGTTCCACCAACGGAGCGCGGCATCCTTATGGTGGTGGGCAGTCTGGTAAAGGTTTCGCGCCAGGCCTTGCGGTTTGTGCTGGATACGAAACCCGCGCTCCACGTGCCCTTTACGCCCGCCGAACTGGCAACCGCCAGTGATGCGGCACTTGAAGCGCGCGGGCAGGTAATCCGGGAGGCATTGCTTGCTGGTCGTGACGTTGTGGCGGAAATTGTCGAGGTTGACGATCCTGACCTCTCCAAGGGCGGCGGCCTCGCCAGCCGTCTTGCGGCAGCCCTGCATGGCGTTCTTGAGGCTTCAGGCGGTCTTGTGGCCACCGGAGGCGAAACGGCCGCCATGCTCATGGCCCGCGCCGGCATTCACGGCATACAGCTTGTGACCGAGGTTGAAAGCGGCGTGCCCGTTGGTCTGACCCTGGGCAGGCACGCCTTGCCCGTTATCACCAAGGCCGGTTCGTTCGGTTCCGAGCATACCCTGGCCAGATGCCTGGAATATATACGCGCTGCTAATTATAAAGGAGAACTGGCTTGA
- a CDS encoding 2-keto-3-deoxygluconate permease — MQIKKTMERVPGGLMVIPLLLGALCNTFFPNTPKIFGSFTGGLFTGATSILAVYYVCMGATISFKTTPYIIKKGGVLFMAKVGVAAIIGIVVGQFLGEAPVEEGFFAGISTLAIVAALNDTNGGLYMALMGQYGRPKDVAAYSIMCLESGPFLTMVTLGVAGLSAFPWQMMVGAIFPLVLGMILGNLDKDMRDFLKAAPAVLIPFFAFALGTGLDLSKVWNAGLLGIGLGVCVVLLTGIVLFIGDRLTGGTGVAGLAASSTAGNAAAVPMIIAQANPVYAPAAQQATVLVASCVVVTAILTPIVTAWGVKVFGAPKDLPDENEA, encoded by the coding sequence ATGCAGATCAAAAAGACTATGGAACGGGTTCCTGGTGGGCTTATGGTCATTCCGCTGTTGCTTGGCGCGCTTTGCAACACCTTTTTTCCCAATACGCCCAAAATCTTTGGTTCTTTTACTGGCGGCCTTTTTACCGGAGCCACAAGTATTCTGGCCGTTTACTATGTCTGCATGGGTGCGACCATCAGTTTTAAAACAACCCCCTACATTATCAAGAAGGGGGGAGTTCTCTTTATGGCCAAGGTGGGCGTGGCCGCGATCATCGGCATTGTCGTTGGGCAGTTTCTTGGCGAGGCCCCGGTGGAAGAAGGCTTTTTTGCGGGCATTTCCACTCTGGCCATAGTGGCCGCCCTTAATGACACCAACGGCGGGCTGTATATGGCCCTCATGGGGCAATACGGCAGACCCAAGGATGTTGCCGCATACTCCATCATGTGTCTTGAGTCCGGCCCATTTCTTACCATGGTAACACTGGGCGTAGCCGGGCTTTCGGCCTTTCCCTGGCAGATGATGGTTGGCGCTATCTTCCCCCTGGTTCTGGGCATGATTCTTGGCAACCTTGACAAGGACATGAGGGATTTTCTCAAAGCTGCTCCTGCGGTGCTCATCCCGTTTTTCGCCTTTGCGCTCGGCACCGGGCTTGATCTTTCCAAGGTCTGGAATGCGGGTCTGCTTGGCATTGGCCTTGGCGTCTGCGTTGTGCTGCTCACCGGCATAGTTCTTTTTATCGGGGATCGCCTGACCGGAGGCACTGGTGTTGCCGGACTGGCCGCCTCCTCAACCGCTGGCAACGCCGCTGCCGTGCCTATGATCATTGCCCAGGCCAATCCCGTCTATGCGCCTGCCGCGCAGCAGGCGACAGTGCTTGTGGCGTCCTGCGTGGTGGTCACGGCCATTCTCACCCCCATTGTCACCGCGTGGGGAGTCAAAGTTTTTGGAGCTCCCAAGGATTTGCCGGATGAAAATGAGGCTTAG
- a CDS encoding DeoR/GlpR family DNA-binding transcription regulator, producing the protein MRRSRERRTAMLEAIASGANDIKLLAEKFGVSFSTVRRDLQRLSKEKAVARTYGGAMLAPCIQEENYPVREWQHRAAKQTIAEAAAAQVGDGETIILDGGSTITSMARFLYDKELTVITNNIKLTAILADAPNIKTIFLGGSIRPISMSAYGPFAESALRCLTADRAFTSGNGLVADRGLCEATLEQISLKLLMMRQAKETFVLVDSSKLGCASQPIWAQLPLDWTLVTDADEDLCQPFAQVGARLLCVNASGSDGDAREE; encoded by the coding sequence ATGCGGCGAAGCAGAGAACGGCGTACGGCCATGCTCGAAGCCATCGCGAGTGGAGCCAACGACATAAAATTATTGGCTGAAAAATTTGGAGTTTCATTTTCCACTGTACGGCGCGATTTGCAAAGGCTCTCCAAAGAAAAAGCCGTGGCCCGTACCTATGGCGGCGCAATGCTTGCGCCTTGTATTCAGGAAGAAAACTATCCCGTCCGCGAATGGCAGCACCGCGCGGCTAAACAGACCATTGCCGAGGCTGCGGCGGCTCAAGTTGGGGACGGAGAAACCATCATCCTGGACGGTGGTTCCACCATTACCTCCATGGCCCGCTTTCTGTATGACAAAGAGCTTACCGTCATTACCAACAATATTAAGCTCACTGCCATTCTTGCGGATGCGCCCAACATAAAAACCATCTTTCTGGGCGGCTCCATCAGGCCAATCAGCATGAGCGCGTACGGGCCTTTTGCCGAAAGCGCCCTGCGCTGCCTTACGGCCGACAGGGCTTTTACCAGCGGCAATGGCCTCGTCGCCGACCGTGGCCTGTGTGAAGCCACGCTGGAACAAATATCGCTCAAGCTTCTCATGATGCGTCAGGCCAAGGAAACATTCGTCTTGGTTGACTCCTCCAAACTGGGCTGCGCGTCGCAGCCGATCTGGGCGCAACTGCCGCTGGACTGGACCCTTGTCACGGACGCGGATGAAGATCTTTGTCAGCCTTTTGCGCAGGTTGGAGCCAGGCTGCTCTGCGTCAATGCTTCCGGCTCAGATGGCGACGCCAGGGAAGAATGA
- a CDS encoding lysylphosphatidylglycerol synthetase family protein, which yields MKKYLRYIGPLLISAVFLLAVYLLYHKLKSYSVAQIRESLNQISSGRIALSLALMVVNYIILVGYDWLALKAIHKSLPLPRVGLVSFVGQAVSYNFGALLGGTSVRYRFYSAWGFSLSDIVRLVLMLAVTFWVGALGLCGVIFMVSPPIIPDELLVRMPLKDVRILGVILFAFACSYLALCFFIRKPVHIFGKEFVFPQPRIAIAQALVAGVDIVAAAACMYVLLPSDMGISFIDFLPSYLMAQVAVVLTHIPGGVGVFELVILHLTHTSHEQMVFAAVLLFRLIYFIIPLLAAALLLAVYEVRQRRDMLRSTGRWLSLLSHTISAYMCFSAGVILLISSTLPLGRHALAMLHMMGPYHVTTIGHFVSCLSGAALLFVSYGLERRQARAFRMAVVFLCLGIVGALLNGFSWLTASMVCVVLLALCVAKRRFYRTSFFWQEPIPLFWLGGAFAVLVLVGALGWTLYHTAWSHSANWWANAAPNATRNTYAFIGIAVGLVLSWMWRSALRARARRHKKT from the coding sequence ATGAAAAAATACTTACGATATATCGGGCCGTTATTGATCTCCGCCGTTTTTCTGCTGGCGGTATATCTTTTGTATCACAAGCTCAAGAGTTACAGCGTCGCCCAGATCCGCGAAAGTCTCAACCAGATATCCAGTGGGCGCATCGCCCTGTCGCTGGCGCTGATGGTGGTAAACTACATAATTCTGGTGGGATATGACTGGCTGGCCCTCAAGGCCATCCACAAAAGTCTGCCCCTGCCGCGCGTGGGCCTTGTGTCCTTTGTGGGGCAGGCCGTGAGCTACAACTTTGGCGCCCTGTTGGGCGGCACCAGCGTGCGCTACCGGTTTTATTCGGCATGGGGCTTTTCGCTGTCGGATATTGTGCGCCTTGTGCTCATGCTGGCCGTGACATTCTGGGTAGGGGCGCTGGGGCTGTGCGGCGTCATCTTTATGGTTTCGCCCCCCATTATCCCCGATGAACTGCTGGTCAGGATGCCCCTGAAAGACGTGCGCATCCTGGGCGTGATTCTTTTTGCCTTTGCCTGTTCCTATCTGGCCCTCTGTTTCTTCATCCGCAAGCCTGTGCATATTTTCGGCAAGGAATTCGTTTTTCCGCAGCCACGCATAGCCATTGCGCAGGCTCTGGTGGCCGGCGTTGACATTGTGGCAGCCGCCGCCTGCATGTATGTGCTTTTGCCCAGCGATATGGGCATAAGCTTTATAGACTTTTTGCCAAGCTATCTCATGGCGCAGGTGGCTGTGGTGCTGACGCACATTCCTGGCGGGGTGGGCGTTTTTGAACTGGTTATCCTGCATCTTACCCACACATCGCACGAGCAGATGGTTTTTGCCGCCGTGCTGCTGTTCCGGCTCATTTATTTCATCATTCCCCTGCTGGCAGCGGCCCTGCTGCTGGCTGTCTACGAAGTGCGCCAGCGGCGCGACATGCTGCGCAGCACGGGGCGCTGGCTTTCGCTGCTTTCACACACCATTTCTGCCTATATGTGTTTTTCGGCAGGTGTCATTCTGCTCATATCGTCCACATTGCCCCTGGGGCGTCATGCCCTTGCCATGCTGCATATGATGGGCCCCTATCATGTGACGACCATAGGACATTTTGTCAGTTGTCTGTCGGGCGCGGCTCTGCTGTTCGTCTCCTACGGACTGGAACGCAGACAGGCGCGTGCTTTTCGCATGGCTGTAGTCTTTTTGTGCCTGGGTATTGTGGGCGCGTTGCTCAACGGTTTTTCCTGGCTGACGGCCTCAATGGTGTGCGTGGTTCTGTTGGCACTGTGCGTGGCCAAGAGGCGCTTTTACAGGACGTCCTTTTTCTGGCAGGAACCCATCCCCCTGTTCTGGCTGGGAGGAGCTTTTGCCGTACTTGTTCTGGTTGGCGCTCTGGGGTGGACCTTATACCATACGGCATGGAGCCATTCGGCCAACTGGTGGGCCAATGCCGCTCCCAACGCCACGCGCAACACCTATGCCTTTATTGGCATTGCGGTGGGGCTGGTGCTTTCATGGATGTGGCGCTCGGCTTTACGCGCTCGCGCGCGGCGGCATAAAAAAACGTGA
- the greA gene encoding transcription elongation factor GreA: MTSIPISVQGYKALEDELARLKSERPAIIQAIKEAREEGDLRENAGYDAARERQGMAEARIKYIESRMALYQVIDLDTLRGDKVIFGATVEMENVDNGETKTYTILGPDEADPTKGSISFLSPVGQALLSREVGDEVSVEIPRGRVTYEITGITFKGSKALK; the protein is encoded by the coding sequence ATGACTAGCATCCCCATTTCCGTACAAGGCTACAAGGCTCTGGAAGACGAACTGGCCCGCCTGAAGAGCGAGCGCCCGGCCATTATTCAGGCCATCAAAGAAGCCAGAGAAGAAGGCGACCTGCGCGAAAACGCCGGCTATGACGCCGCGCGCGAGCGCCAGGGCATGGCCGAAGCGCGCATCAAGTACATTGAATCGCGCATGGCTCTCTACCAGGTTATCGACCTCGACACGCTTCGTGGCGACAAGGTCATTTTTGGCGCAACCGTTGAAATGGAAAATGTGGACAACGGCGAAACCAAGACCTACACCATTCTGGGCCCCGACGAGGCCGACCCCACCAAGGGTTCCATCTCTTTTCTTTCGCCTGTGGGGCAAGCCCTGCTGAGCAGGGAAGTGGGCGATGAAGTTTCCGTGGAAATTCCGCGCGGTCGCGTCACCTATGAAATCACTGGCATCACCTTTAAAGGCAGCAAGGCCCTCAAATAG
- a CDS encoding glycosyltransferase — MLLTCLPEFSARPALDALIRSGGRGQVVLLLCEEAERESMTALGRDMVRCGNLRAFRCQCPQAGQNLWHVRNAASALVRTPWLLLLSSSVLLQENALPPLRRALETHRDLAGVNPFFLYPAGTGQPPAGSDKPLHIGAAVPRIAHMGTVVDYLGQMHYLYEGLPLGHTLARRERRFQLAHTAALLLRTADVAAAGGFNPSLDSLADADFCLRLGALLHQTAGGGAAGAFGSIPGSVARLGHYFDSWQTCGLWNSLLQRERIEPGVLHPDYAAHVAADGLDYGCTDWLWQGPCPQPGAWLDGGKEPESSEAGERDTDFPLEAWLRWRWRPQPDTLLGFLHALTPHRRVQAVQMCRDLPVSLPYAHSWYVSTARNLLNCGRRDKVSPLVRDARRWLDLAEGFQRKHLQPGMRALQAEGIYDSGLDDCPASFDAWVELAEPALQKGQDCTPDGTQFDRLHAGADWPAIAVVMPVYNPRPEHLRAALDSVLAQEYPHWHLCIADDASTKSEIPEILRSYAADDKRLRLVLREKNGHISRASNSALELVDAPWTGFLDHDDLLTSHALSEVASLVRQRPDLGLMYSDEDKLDSRGVRRTPVFRADFDPWTCFTGHFSVYATKELRAAGGFRTGFEGSQDFDLSLRVIERLAPGRIAHIPRILYHWRVHDGSTSGSLGAKPYVLEVTRKALEESARRRGFKAVAEATALNNFFVLRHEIDPGMRCSVVLLAGDATPVPAPLWDDLLRLSRLVCLEVLCQPLNVAAAEAFKYSSPPPSLNARLLLPPGGKEEGDWHAASNAAARAASGQVLLFLDARLFPLPGNQPEQLAVLARLENVGAVGGTLWRGNRLWHAGLMPDVTGLPFALHRGADKDLFSSICWGQLLLTRRALAASEQAMAVRRAVFLEHGGYDTAMGPWAGADLGLRLAAAGMHCLSCPWGQWHVPSKPGRALENVVCAEDVLWQQRSTPQTRESFLARWGGIVRGSGLRNALVHAAPDQGWALMLKRNF, encoded by the coding sequence GTGCTTCTAACCTGCCTGCCGGAATTTTCGGCCCGGCCCGCTCTGGATGCCCTGATCAGATCTGGCGGTCGGGGGCAGGTGGTTTTGCTGCTTTGCGAAGAAGCCGAGCGCGAGTCAATGACCGCCCTGGGGCGGGATATGGTGCGTTGTGGCAATCTGCGCGCCTTTCGCTGCCAGTGTCCGCAGGCTGGCCAGAATCTTTGGCATGTGCGCAATGCCGCGTCAGCCCTGGTTCGTACGCCATGGCTCCTGCTGCTTTCATCTTCGGTTCTGCTGCAAGAAAATGCCTTGCCGCCACTACGGCGCGCGCTGGAAACCCACAGGGATCTGGCAGGCGTTAATCCCTTTTTTCTGTATCCTGCCGGAACTGGCCAGCCGCCTGCGGGATCGGACAAACCTCTCCATATCGGGGCCGCAGTGCCGCGAATTGCCCACATGGGCACAGTGGTCGATTACCTTGGCCAGATGCACTATCTGTATGAAGGGCTGCCCCTGGGCCATACGCTTGCGCGGCGTGAGCGGCGGTTCCAGCTGGCGCATACGGCGGCGCTGCTGTTGCGCACGGCCGATGTGGCGGCTGCTGGCGGTTTCAATCCATCTCTGGACAGCCTTGCCGATGCGGACTTTTGTCTGCGCCTTGGGGCCTTGTTGCACCAAACGGCTGGAGGCGGCGCGGCGGGCGCTTTTGGCAGTATCCCCGGATCGGTGGCCCGCCTGGGGCATTATTTCGATTCATGGCAAACCTGCGGCCTGTGGAACAGCCTGCTCCAGCGGGAGCGCATCGAGCCGGGTGTGCTGCACCCGGACTATGCGGCCCATGTGGCGGCCGACGGGCTGGACTATGGCTGCACTGACTGGCTCTGGCAGGGGCCATGTCCGCAACCGGGAGCGTGGCTTGACGGAGGGAAGGAGCCGGAGTCGAGCGAAGCAGGGGAGCGGGATACGGATTTTCCGCTTGAGGCATGGCTCCGCTGGCGGTGGCGGCCACAGCCCGACACCCTCCTGGGTTTTTTACACGCCCTGACGCCCCATCGGCGCGTCCAGGCCGTGCAGATGTGCCGCGATCTGCCGGTGAGCCTGCCCTACGCGCATTCCTGGTATGTCTCCACGGCCAGAAATCTTCTGAATTGCGGCCGCCGCGATAAAGTGTCTCCGCTGGTACGGGATGCAAGGCGGTGGCTGGACTTGGCGGAAGGGTTTCAGCGTAAGCATCTGCAGCCGGGCATGCGGGCATTGCAGGCGGAGGGCATTTACGACAGCGGCCTCGATGACTGCCCGGCCTCTTTTGACGCCTGGGTGGAACTGGCTGAACCCGCACTGCAAAAAGGACAGGACTGCACGCCCGACGGCACCCAGTTCGATCGGCTGCACGCGGGAGCCGACTGGCCCGCCATAGCTGTGGTCATGCCTGTTTATAATCCCCGGCCAGAACACCTGCGCGCGGCTTTGGACTCGGTGCTGGCGCAGGAATATCCTCACTGGCACCTCTGCATTGCTGATGATGCTTCTACCAAAAGTGAAATTCCTGAAATTTTGCGTAGCTACGCTGCTGATGACAAAAGGCTGCGCCTCGTGCTGCGGGAAAAAAACGGGCACATCTCCCGTGCCTCCAATTCCGCACTGGAACTGGTTGATGCCCCCTGGACCGGCTTTCTTGACCATGATGATCTGCTGACGAGCCACGCCTTGAGCGAGGTGGCGTCGCTTGTACGGCAAAGGCCTGATCTGGGGCTGATGTATTCTGACGAAGACAAGCTGGACAGCCGTGGGGTTCGCCGCACGCCGGTCTTTCGTGCGGATTTTGATCCCTGGACCTGTTTTACAGGGCATTTTTCCGTTTACGCCACAAAGGAACTGCGGGCGGCGGGGGGCTTCAGGACAGGTTTTGAGGGATCGCAGGACTTTGACCTCAGCCTGCGCGTCATCGAAAGACTGGCTCCTGGGCGCATCGCCCACATACCGCGTATTCTCTATCATTGGCGCGTACATGACGGAAGCACCAGCGGTTCGCTCGGGGCCAAGCCCTATGTGCTGGAGGTCACTCGCAAAGCCCTTGAAGAAAGCGCGCGTCGCCGGGGCTTCAAGGCTGTGGCCGAGGCAACGGCGCTCAACAATTTTTTTGTGCTGCGGCATGAGATTGATCCCGGCATGCGGTGCAGCGTGGTACTTCTGGCTGGGGACGCCACGCCTGTGCCAGCGCCCCTGTGGGATGATCTGCTGCGGTTGTCGCGCCTGGTTTGCCTGGAGGTTCTCTGTCAGCCCCTGAACGTGGCGGCAGCCGAAGCTTTTAAATATTCATCCCCGCCCCCTTCCCTGAACGCGCGCCTTCTGCTTCCTCCAGGGGGAAAGGAAGAAGGGGACTGGCATGCAGCCAGCAATGCGGCCGCCAGGGCTGCTTCAGGGCAGGTGCTGCTGTTTCTTGATGCGCGCCTGTTCCCTCTGCCGGGCAACCAGCCCGAACAGCTTGCCGTTCTGGCACGGCTGGAAAATGTGGGCGCTGTGGGCGGAACCCTGTGGCGCGGCAACCGCCTCTGGCACGCCGGGCTTATGCCGGATGTCACAGGGCTGCCTTTTGCCCTGCACAGGGGTGCCGACAAAGATCTGTTTTCGTCCATTTGCTGGGGACAGCTTTTGCTGACACGGCGTGCGCTGGCCGCGTCGGAGCAGGCCATGGCCGTGCGGCGTGCCGTTTTTCTTGAGCATGGGGGGTATGATACTGCCATGGGGCCCTGGGCCGGAGCCGACCTGGGGTTGCGGCTGGCCGCAGCAGGAATGCATTGCCTGAGTTGCCCGTGGGGACAATGGCATGTTCCGTCAAAGCCAGGGCGCGCCCTTGAAAATGTGGTGTGCGCGGAAGACGTGCTTTGGCAGCAACGCAGTACGCCCCAGACGCGGGAAAGTTTCCTCGCGCGCTGGGGCGGGATTGTGCGCGGGAGCGGCCTGCGCAATGCGCTGGTGCATGCGGCCCCCGATCAGGGCTGGGCCCTGATGCTGAAAAGAAATTTCTAG